A window of Chloroflexi bacterium ADurb.Bin180 genomic DNA:
GGAGCTTTTTCCTGTGGATCTCGACGCCGTTTGTCATTATTATGTTGAAATCGGTGGGCCGGAACTGGTTTGGCAAGAAGTGGCTGCCGCCCAATCTGACCCTGGACTGGTACAAGTGGGCGGTAACCGTTGCCAACATCCCGAAGGTGCTGGGGAACACGCTCATCATCGCAGCGATTGCGGTTGCGCTCTCCACGCTGATCGCTCTGCCCACGGGGTGGGCACTGGGGCGGCGCAAGGTGCCGGCCAAGGAGCTGTTCACGTCGATCATCCTGCTGCCGCGCATGATCCCGCCCATCGCGTATGCGCTCGGTGTTGCGCAGATTTTCTACCGGCTACACCTGGTAGACAAGCACCTGGGTGTAGGCATCGCGCACGTGGCGGTCTGCGCGCCGTATGCGATTCTGGTGTTGTCTTCGACATTCCAGGCCCTGGATGACCGCGTGTTGGAGGCGGCGGCTGTGTGCGGCGCCGGCAAGCTGAGGACGTTCTTTCATGTCATCTTGCCAATGGTGCTCCCGGGCATCCTGTCATCCATCATCTTTACCTTCACTACGTCCTACAATGAGCTGACCCTGACGCTTATGACCTACGGTCCGCATACCATCACCCTTCCCGTGCGCACCTACCTGGCTGTGGGGGAAGGCTACTGGGAGGTCACCAGTGCCATGTCCATGATTCTGGTGATTCCATCGTTCCTTGTGCTGTACCTGATCCAGCGTGAGATCGCTCCGGAAAAGCTCGTCGGAGGGTTCAAGGGAGTCTAGCATGTCGAACGCCATGATAGAGCTGCGCAACACAACCAAACGCTACGGGAAACTCCTGGCGAACGATCACCTGAACCTCGGCTTCCTCCGGGGCGAGTTGACCACACTCCTGGGCCCTTCCGGCTGTGGAAAAACCACCGCTCTGCGCACCATCACCGGGCAGGTCATCCCTGATGAAGGGCAAGTGTTCATCGATGGGGTAGACGTCACCCAAGTCCCGACGCACAAGCGCGAGCTGGGCATGGTCTTTCAGAACTTTGCCCTCTTCCCGCACATGACCGTATTCCAGAACGTCGAGTTCCCGCTGATGATTCGCAACCAACCGGCAGCCGAGCGGCGAGAGGGCGTGATGGATACGCTGCGCCTCATCCGCATGGAGGAATACGCCGGGCACTACCCCAGGCAGCTTTCGGGCGGACAGCAGCAGCGTGTAGGCCTGGCCCGCGCTCTCGTGTACAGCCCCAAGGTGCTCCTGCTCGACGAGCCGCTGTCCAACCTCGACGC
This region includes:
- the sugB_2 gene encoding Trehalose transport system permease protein SugB, with the protein product MNDVGPNRSDSPSLARQYWSALVERKKLLGTVFLWSFFLWISTPFVIIMLKSVGRNWFGKKWLPPNLTLDWYKWAVTVANIPKVLGNTLIIAAIAVALSTLIALPTGWALGRRKVPAKELFTSIILLPRMIPPIAYALGVAQIFYRLHLVDKHLGVGIAHVAVCAPYAILVLSSTFQALDDRVLEAAAVCGAGKLRTFFHVILPMVLPGILSSIIFTFTTSYNELTLTLMTYGPHTITLPVRTYLAVGEGYWEVTSAMSMILVIPSFLVLYLIQREIAPEKLVGGFKGV